The following are encoded together in the Methylomonas methanica MC09 genome:
- a CDS encoding alpha-ketoglutarate-dependent dioxygenase AlkB family protein: MSALSSLPNLVPDEGELYYRSGLFGAATADEYYQRLYRSLAWRQEQLFIYGRWLKVPRLMAWYGDPAARYRYSGVEHLPLPWTADLQAIRGDVEMFCAHGFNSVLANLYRDGQDSMGCHADDEKELGQNPLIASLSFGDSRLLRFRHRKTGRTLDIELRHGDLLVMAGELQHHWRHELPKTRKSKQPRINLTFRRIFT, translated from the coding sequence GTGTCGGCACTATCCTCGCTCCCCAACTTAGTTCCTGACGAGGGTGAGTTATATTACCGGTCGGGGCTTTTCGGGGCGGCAACAGCCGATGAATATTACCAAAGGCTTTATCGGAGTCTGGCATGGCGGCAGGAGCAATTATTCATCTACGGGCGTTGGCTTAAGGTACCTCGATTGATGGCTTGGTACGGGGATCCCGCCGCGCGCTACCGCTATTCCGGCGTCGAACATCTGCCTTTGCCATGGACGGCGGATTTGCAAGCGATACGCGGCGACGTGGAAATGTTTTGCGCGCATGGGTTTAATAGCGTGCTCGCCAACCTATATCGGGATGGACAGGATTCCATGGGTTGTCATGCCGACGATGAAAAAGAATTGGGGCAAAATCCGCTGATAGCTTCGCTGAGTTTCGGCGACAGCCGTTTGCTGCGTTTTAGACACCGTAAAACCGGGCGGACCCTGGATATTGAATTACGTCACGGGGATTTATTGGTCATGGCCGGCGAATTACAGCATCATTGGCGGCACGAACTGCCTAAAACCCGCAAATCCAAACAGCCGCGCATCAATCTGACCTTCAGGCGAATTTTTACTTAG
- a CDS encoding GNAT family N-acetyltransferase codes for MQAINDISERHAEVIGLKVRRVTEPAAIETVSRLAGDIWRDHYKPIIGERQVEYMLNRFQSPDAISKQIAVGYQYFLLFCNARPSGYFAWLADTEDQSLHISKLYIDKPQQRSGLGRRIISVAEQHCRTQNFRYIWLTVNRHNQFAVDFYLRNGFVNSGAVVQDIGDGFVMDDYRMVKVLSVAEQ; via the coding sequence ATGCAAGCGATAAATGACATAAGCGAACGGCATGCCGAGGTCATAGGGTTAAAGGTCCGGCGGGTAACCGAGCCGGCCGCAATTGAAACTGTCAGCAGGCTGGCCGGCGATATTTGGCGAGATCATTATAAGCCGATAATCGGCGAGCGGCAGGTTGAATATATGCTGAACCGTTTTCAAAGTCCAGATGCCATCAGCAAACAAATTGCCGTGGGCTATCAGTATTTTTTGCTATTCTGCAATGCGCGGCCGTCGGGCTACTTTGCCTGGTTGGCCGATACTGAAGACCAGTCGTTGCACATCAGCAAACTCTATATCGATAAACCCCAACAACGGTCCGGATTGGGACGTCGAATCATTTCGGTTGCCGAACAACATTGCCGAACCCAGAATTTCCGCTACATCTGGTTGACAGTCAATCGCCATAATCAGTTTGCCGTCGACTTTTATTTGCGTAACGGCTTTGTTAACAGCGGTGCGGTGGTGCAGGATATCGGCGATGGATTTGTAATGGACGACTATCGTATGGTTAAAGTATTGTCTGTTGCAGAACAATAA
- a CDS encoding alpha/beta hydrolase, with protein MKAPGPSMGAAQLTADSFITDDGAQLRLSRWPVENPKAVIIALHGFNDYRRFFGAPADYLQKQQIYCYAYDQRGFGESPSPGIWAGHDAYAADLKQIVDLIERAHPATPIYLLGESMGGAVIIDAMSRKDKPDVAGVILSAPAVWGRETMPWYQTSLLWTLSHTVPWMSLTGKGLEITPSDNIEMLRALGRDPFVIKETRVDAVYGLTNLMDAALSSADKLNADTLLLYGEKDQIVPLEPTRRFVRELLHSHPGKNTVGYYQNGYHMLLRDLQAPLIWQDIAHWILDDKTTLPSGADQNLDKLVPQQTDKADEIVGQLRSSH; from the coding sequence ATGAAGGCCCCTGGCCCGAGCATGGGTGCCGCGCAATTGACTGCGGACAGCTTCATCACCGACGATGGGGCCCAACTGCGCCTGAGCCGCTGGCCGGTGGAAAACCCCAAGGCCGTCATCATAGCCTTGCATGGCTTTAATGACTATCGGCGTTTTTTCGGAGCCCCCGCCGATTATTTGCAAAAGCAACAAATATACTGTTATGCCTATGACCAACGCGGCTTTGGCGAAAGTCCCTCGCCCGGCATTTGGGCGGGCCACGATGCCTATGCCGCGGATTTGAAACAGATCGTCGATTTGATAGAACGTGCGCATCCCGCGACGCCAATCTATCTGTTGGGTGAGAGTATGGGCGGTGCGGTGATTATCGACGCCATGAGCCGCAAGGACAAACCGGATGTTGCCGGCGTCATCTTGTCGGCGCCGGCGGTTTGGGGCAGGGAAACCATGCCCTGGTATCAAACTTCCTTATTATGGACCTTATCGCACACCGTACCCTGGATGTCGTTGACCGGCAAAGGCTTGGAGATTACCCCGTCGGATAATATCGAGATGCTAAGAGCCCTGGGACGGGATCCCTTTGTGATTAAGGAAACCCGGGTCGATGCGGTCTACGGATTGACTAATTTGATGGACGCGGCATTGAGTTCGGCCGATAAGTTAAACGCCGATACCTTGTTGCTTTACGGCGAAAAAGATCAAATCGTGCCGCTTGAGCCTACTCGCCGCTTCGTCCGGGAGCTTTTGCATAGCCATCCCGGCAAAAACACTGTCGGCTACTACCAAAACGGCTACCACATGCTGCTTAGAGACCTGCAGGCACCGCTGATTTGGCAAGATATTGCTCATTGGATTCTGGACGACAAAACCACGTTGCCCTCCGGCGCGGACCAAAACCTCGACAAGTTAGTCCCGCAGCAGACCGATAAGGCGGATGAGATCGTAGGACAACTCAGGTCGAGCCATTGA
- a CDS encoding inorganic pyrophosphatase — MTIQNKAHPWHGISPGDSTPDIVTAFIEIVPSDTVKYEIDKQSGYLKIDRPQKFSNMIPTLYGFIPQSYCAEKTAEYAEVMSGKAVSKGDGDPLDICVLSERSVTHGDILVQAIPIGGFRLLDGGEADDKIIAVMKGDEFYRQWNDVSDCPESYINRLKHYFLTYKHLPHEKSICEITHVYGREEAHEVIRRSMADYQYHFGCQDVE; from the coding sequence ATGACTATCCAAAATAAAGCACACCCTTGGCACGGCATTTCGCCGGGCGACAGTACCCCCGACATCGTCACCGCATTTATCGAAATCGTACCGTCGGATACCGTGAAATACGAGATCGATAAACAAAGCGGCTATTTAAAAATCGACCGGCCGCAAAAATTTTCCAACATGATCCCTACCCTGTACGGTTTTATTCCGCAATCCTATTGCGCGGAGAAAACCGCCGAATACGCGGAGGTCATGTCCGGCAAGGCTGTCAGCAAGGGCGATGGCGACCCTCTGGATATATGCGTACTCAGCGAACGTAGCGTGACCCACGGCGATATTCTGGTACAGGCCATACCTATCGGCGGATTTCGCTTGTTGGACGGCGGCGAGGCCGACGACAAAATTATTGCCGTGATGAAAGGCGATGAGTTTTACCGGCAATGGAACGATGTATCCGATTGCCCTGAATCCTACATCAATCGCTTAAAACACTATTTTTTAACTTACAAACATCTGCCGCACGAAAAAAGCATTTGCGAAATCACCCACGTCTACGGCCGCGAGGAAGCTCACGAAGTGATCAGACGTTCCATGGCCGACTACCAATACCATTTCGGTTGCCAGGATGTTGAATAG
- a CDS encoding molybdenum ABC transporter ATP-binding protein codes for MLLDINVKLRRGRFELSAPLSLENSGAGLFGQSGAGKTTLLGLIAGTLQPQSGHIVLDGKILYDSGKGITMPREQRPVGAVLQTDSMELAATVRETLYGSYSRCWTQRRLFKPDYLIRLLELAPILDLTIALLSGADRQRVMLARSLLKSPKMLLLDDTFAAIGNRYRMQLLPILKRLQAEFDLPVLYASRSLREILELTDQLIVLENGQILRSGPLRDVAKQQGMLRYLGVRQIDNILPVSIRHHDFTGGYSLADSFGQPFSLPLRPQFVPGSRAQVAIRANDIALSRGFIEGISIQNQIKGRICALIPASDSVIVQVDCGCTLLAEITSGACKEMALQEGDWIYCLIKTHAIVYLAELDALPYEKIVNHGDNYYFLSAAEANNRHFPA; via the coding sequence ATGTTGCTGGATATAAACGTAAAACTACGGCGCGGGCGTTTCGAGCTGTCCGCACCGCTTTCGCTGGAAAACTCCGGCGCCGGCCTGTTCGGTCAATCCGGCGCGGGTAAAACCACCTTACTGGGCTTAATTGCCGGCACGTTGCAACCGCAGAGCGGCCATATCGTACTGGACGGCAAAATTTTGTACGACAGCGGCAAAGGCATTACGATGCCGCGCGAGCAACGCCCTGTCGGTGCGGTACTGCAAACCGACTCGATGGAATTAGCGGCCACTGTCAGGGAAACGTTGTACGGCAGCTACAGCCGCTGTTGGACGCAACGGCGCTTGTTCAAGCCTGACTATTTGATTCGACTTTTGGAGCTGGCTCCTATCCTTGATTTAACTATCGCCTTACTTTCTGGCGCGGACCGCCAACGAGTCATGCTGGCCCGTTCCCTGTTGAAGTCCCCGAAAATGCTCCTGCTGGACGATACCTTTGCCGCTATCGGAAACCGTTATCGCATGCAATTGCTGCCGATTCTGAAACGCCTGCAGGCGGAATTCGATCTACCGGTCCTGTATGCCAGCCGGTCTCTGCGGGAGATCCTGGAGCTGACCGATCAGCTGATCGTTTTGGAAAACGGCCAGATACTGCGTAGCGGCCCATTACGGGATGTCGCCAAACAGCAAGGCATGTTGCGTTATTTAGGGGTCCGCCAAATCGACAATATTCTGCCGGTTAGTATTCGCCACCACGATTTTACCGGCGGATATAGTTTGGCCGACAGCTTCGGCCAACCGTTCAGTTTACCGTTGCGTCCGCAATTCGTGCCGGGCAGCCGGGCCCAGGTAGCGATTCGCGCAAACGACATTGCCTTGTCGCGCGGCTTTATCGAAGGTATCTCTATTCAAAATCAAATCAAGGGCCGCATCTGCGCTTTAATTCCTGCCAGCGACAGCGTGATAGTGCAGGTGGATTGCGGTTGTACCCTGCTGGCGGAAATTACCTCCGGCGCCTGCAAAGAAATGGCGTTGCAGGAAGGCGACTGGATATACTGCCTGATTAAAACCCATGCCATCGTCTATTTGGCTGAATTGGATGCCTTACCGTATGAAAAAATAGTCAACCATGGCGACAACTACTATTTTTTGAGCGCCGCGGAGGCGAACAACCGCCATTTTCCGGCTTAA
- a CDS encoding TOBE domain-containing protein, whose amino-acid sequence MKASARNQFEGTINDVLIGAVNAEVHVGLQGGETIVASITKDSIEALGIKTGMSVLALVKAPQVIIVTDFGGYKLSARNQLQGTVSEVKPGKVNAEIDIELKGGEKIAATVTNDSVNALGLAKGKPATAAFKAGAVILAIKG is encoded by the coding sequence ATGAAAGCAAGTGCGCGCAATCAATTCGAAGGTACCATCAACGACGTGCTAATCGGTGCGGTAAACGCCGAAGTACATGTCGGTTTGCAAGGTGGGGAAACCATTGTCGCCTCGATTACCAAGGATTCGATCGAAGCCTTGGGCATCAAGACCGGCATGAGCGTGCTTGCCTTGGTTAAGGCGCCGCAGGTAATCATCGTTACCGACTTCGGCGGCTACAAGCTTTCGGCCCGCAACCAGCTGCAAGGCACGGTAAGCGAGGTCAAACCCGGTAAGGTCAATGCCGAAATCGATATCGAACTAAAAGGCGGCGAAAAAATCGCCGCTACGGTCACCAACGATAGCGTGAATGCCTTGGGACTGGCTAAAGGCAAACCCGCAACCGCGGCGTTTAAGGCCGGGGCCGTGATATTGGCGATCAAAGGTTAA
- the modC gene encoding molybdenum ABC transporter ATP-binding protein: protein MTMPITARFNLDYGSFELAVDLSLPGSGVTVLFGPSGSGKTTLLRCIAGLQRAPRGFLEINGTIWQDSEHGIFVPTHKRSLGYVFQEANLFPHLTVKENLRFGLKRTGQSASTDLSHILELLGIDHLLDRAPDRLSGGERQRIAIARALALNPEILLMDEPLAALDFKRKQEILPFLSRLHRELNIPVLYVTHAQQEVAQLADHLVIMDEGRPLASGPLAETLSRLDMPLAQDRNAATVWPVTVAGHEAEYHLTHVSFAGGSISLPSFAAEIGTPLRLQIYARDVSITLQRPTETSILNVLPAVITGIADDEQGHSVVQLRLLDTDAGELLRDAPELPEPYVQSRSQALLAHITLKSAKLLKLQIGMAVYVQIKGTSILN from the coding sequence ATGACAATGCCCATCACCGCTCGCTTCAATCTCGATTACGGCAGTTTTGAGCTGGCCGTGGACCTAAGCCTACCCGGTAGCGGCGTCACGGTATTGTTCGGGCCCTCCGGTTCCGGCAAGACCACCTTGCTGCGCTGTATTGCCGGCTTGCAACGGGCGCCTCGAGGTTTTTTGGAAATCAACGGCACGATCTGGCAAGACAGCGAGCACGGAATATTTGTCCCCACCCACAAAAGATCGCTGGGTTATGTATTTCAGGAAGCCAATCTGTTTCCGCATTTGACCGTTAAGGAAAACCTACGATTCGGCCTTAAACGCACAGGCCAGTCCGCTTCGACCGATTTGTCCCATATTTTGGAATTGCTGGGCATAGACCATCTGTTGGACCGGGCACCGGATCGCTTGTCCGGCGGCGAGCGGCAACGGATTGCCATTGCCAGGGCGTTAGCTCTGAACCCGGAAATACTATTAATGGACGAACCGCTGGCCGCATTGGATTTCAAGCGAAAACAGGAAATTTTACCGTTCCTGAGCCGCCTGCACCGGGAACTGAATATCCCGGTGTTATACGTAACCCATGCCCAACAGGAAGTGGCGCAACTGGCCGATCATCTGGTGATCATGGACGAAGGCCGGCCGCTGGCATCGGGTCCGCTAGCCGAGACCCTGAGCCGGTTGGATATGCCGCTGGCCCAGGATAGAAATGCTGCGACTGTCTGGCCGGTAACGGTGGCCGGACACGAAGCGGAGTATCACTTGACGCATGTGTCTTTTGCCGGCGGCAGCATCAGTCTGCCCAGCTTCGCGGCGGAAATTGGCACGCCGTTACGGCTGCAGATTTATGCCCGCGACGTCAGCATTACTCTGCAAAGACCCACCGAGACCAGCATCCTCAACGTGCTGCCGGCCGTGATTACCGGTATCGCCGACGACGAACAGGGACACAGCGTGGTGCAATTACGGCTGCTCGACACCGACGCTGGCGAGCTTCTCCGTGACGCCCCCGAATTGCCGGAACCATATGTGCAAAGCCGCAGCCAAGCGCTGCTAGCTCACATCACCCTTAAATCGGCAAAATTATTGAAGCTGCAAATCGGTATGGCCGTTTATGTGCAAATTAAAGGCACATCGATATTGAATTAA
- the modB gene encoding molybdate ABC transporter permease subunit, with protein MTDADIATLWLTFRVASLATVLMLIFGTPLAWWLARTDSRWKGICNALVAMPLVLPPTVLGFYLLVLMGPNGPIGKFTSELGLGTLPFTFAGLVVASVLYSMPFVVQPLQASFSAIGRQPLEAAATLRASPLDTFFSVVIPLAKPGFMTAAILGFAHTVGEFGVVLMVGGNIPDRTRVVSVQIYNHVEALEYAEAHWLAGALMLFSFSVLLVLYSALKTHPVAHQLK; from the coding sequence ATGACTGACGCCGATATTGCCACCCTGTGGCTGACCTTTAGAGTAGCCAGTCTGGCGACTGTCTTGATGCTTATTTTCGGCACGCCGCTGGCATGGTGGCTGGCGCGCACCGATTCGCGCTGGAAAGGTATTTGCAACGCGCTGGTGGCCATGCCGTTGGTATTACCGCCCACGGTATTAGGTTTTTATTTGCTGGTGCTGATGGGGCCCAACGGCCCCATCGGTAAATTCACCAGCGAACTAGGCTTGGGCACCCTGCCCTTCACCTTTGCCGGGCTGGTGGTCGCTTCAGTGTTGTATTCCATGCCGTTCGTGGTTCAGCCCTTGCAGGCGTCTTTTTCCGCGATCGGCAGACAACCGCTGGAAGCCGCCGCCACACTCCGAGCTAGCCCGCTGGACACTTTTTTCAGTGTCGTCATACCCTTGGCAAAACCGGGCTTTATGACCGCCGCCATTTTGGGTTTTGCCCACACGGTGGGCGAATTCGGCGTGGTGTTGATGGTAGGCGGCAATATTCCGGACAGAACCCGGGTGGTGTCGGTGCAAATCTATAACCATGTCGAAGCCTTGGAATATGCCGAAGCTCACTGGCTGGCCGGCGCACTCATGCTGTTCTCATTCAGTGTATTACTGGTGCTGTACAGCGCGCTAAAAACCCATCCCGTAGCGCATCAATTGAAATGA
- the modA gene encoding molybdate ABC transporter substrate-binding protein, giving the protein MSASHLFRLIATLLLLSVAHSSFAETVLVAVASNFTKPMSEIAAAFERETGHTAKLSFGSSGKIVSQLENGAPFEIFLSADDEKPLKLEQAGLTVPGSRFTYALGTLVLWSAKPGYVDEQGQILAKGGFSHLALADPKLAPYGAAAMEVIQNKGLTERLQPLLVRGENISQAYQFVGTGNAELGFVALSQVIKDSKIGAGSGWIVPASSHTPIRQDAVLMKTGEENPAAPALLAFLKAAPAKAIIEKYGYGLAH; this is encoded by the coding sequence ATGTCAGCCAGTCATTTATTTCGTCTGATTGCCACGCTATTGCTACTATCGGTTGCTCATAGCAGCTTTGCCGAAACGGTACTGGTCGCCGTGGCCTCCAATTTCACCAAACCCATGAGCGAAATTGCCGCCGCATTCGAACGGGAAACCGGCCACACCGCAAAACTATCCTTCGGCTCGTCCGGCAAGATCGTTTCTCAACTGGAAAATGGTGCACCTTTCGAGATATTCCTGTCGGCCGACGACGAAAAGCCCTTGAAACTGGAACAAGCCGGATTGACAGTGCCCGGCAGCCGTTTTACTTACGCTTTAGGTACGCTGGTGCTGTGGTCGGCCAAACCCGGTTATGTGGACGAGCAAGGACAAATTCTGGCAAAAGGCGGTTTCAGTCACTTGGCGCTGGCCGACCCCAAGTTGGCACCCTATGGCGCGGCCGCAATGGAAGTTATCCAGAACAAAGGATTAACCGAAAGACTACAGCCGTTGTTGGTACGAGGCGAAAATATATCTCAAGCCTACCAGTTCGTCGGCACCGGCAACGCCGAGCTGGGTTTTGTGGCGCTATCGCAAGTAATCAAGGACAGTAAAATCGGCGCAGGGTCCGGTTGGATTGTGCCGGCCTCGTCGCATACACCCATCCGCCAGGATGCGGTTTTGATGAAAACCGGCGAGGAAAACCCGGCCGCCCCTGCCCTGCTGGCATTTTTGAAAGCCGCACCAGCCAAGGCGATTATTGAAAAATACGGCTACGGCCTAGCCCATTAA
- a CDS encoding alginate export family protein, whose amino-acid sequence MRETQTSSLHLGHVVILGVALTALDAAEAAEKKYTKPALTAYASQMPDALLGSDKYEKPVWNLHDALNLPKWLDLSVEQRTRYETMDGRFRTNRSGSDQQIALQTDLWLQAHMGKFRLGVEFMDSRALDADSGSAVNNTQANNADFIQGYLAWADQNLFYSGIGAEVIAGRQTLNFGSRRLVARNAFRNTVNNFTGVRVRLLDYDKWQFNGFVSMPVIRYPTGATDILDETHEFDEEDTHTWFSGGFLELYDLAWGVNGEVYLYHLDEGDSIRNQTRNRRYFTPGMRLYIKPKKSQFDFDVESIGQLGTVRSNTAVNNATDLNHAAWFQHLDFGYTLDMPWSPHLGFEYDYASGDNNPNDNKDQRFDTLYGVRRGEFGPTGIYGPFARSNINTPGYRIKLAPRSDVKLEFGHRAYWLASAKDSWTTAGLQDKTGNSGSYVGQQVEVVARWDVNSSLNFETGWAHLFKGRFAKTAANAPDGKDIDYFYVMSMLRF is encoded by the coding sequence ATGCGGGAAACACAAACATCCAGCCTCCACCTCGGCCACGTAGTCATACTAGGCGTAGCGCTAACCGCTCTAGACGCAGCGGAAGCAGCCGAAAAAAAATATACCAAGCCAGCGCTCACGGCCTATGCCAGCCAAATGCCGGACGCCTTGCTGGGTAGCGATAAGTACGAGAAGCCGGTCTGGAATCTGCACGACGCGTTAAATTTACCGAAGTGGCTGGATCTATCGGTCGAGCAGCGCACGCGCTACGAGACCATGGACGGTCGGTTCCGCACCAACCGTAGCGGTAGCGACCAACAAATCGCCCTGCAGACGGATTTATGGTTGCAAGCCCATATGGGAAAATTCCGGCTTGGTGTCGAGTTCATGGATTCCCGAGCGCTGGATGCCGATAGCGGTTCCGCCGTCAATAACACCCAAGCTAACAACGCCGATTTCATACAGGGATATCTGGCCTGGGCCGACCAGAACCTGTTTTACAGCGGAATCGGCGCCGAGGTCATCGCCGGCCGGCAAACCTTGAATTTCGGCAGTCGGCGACTGGTGGCCCGCAATGCGTTTCGAAATACCGTGAATAATTTCACGGGTGTCAGAGTGCGGCTACTGGATTACGATAAATGGCAATTCAACGGCTTCGTCAGCATGCCGGTGATCCGTTATCCGACCGGCGCCACGGATATTCTGGACGAAACGCACGAGTTCGACGAGGAAGATACCCATACTTGGTTCTCCGGCGGCTTTCTGGAACTATACGACTTGGCCTGGGGTGTGAATGGCGAGGTTTACCTGTACCATCTGGACGAAGGCGACAGCATTAGAAATCAAACCCGCAACCGCCGCTACTTCACGCCCGGCATGCGGCTTTATATCAAGCCGAAAAAATCCCAATTCGATTTCGACGTGGAATCCATAGGCCAGCTGGGTACGGTGCGCTCCAACACAGCGGTCAACAACGCAACCGATTTGAACCATGCCGCCTGGTTCCAGCATCTTGACTTTGGTTATACGCTCGATATGCCCTGGTCGCCGCATCTGGGTTTTGAATACGATTACGCCAGCGGCGATAACAACCCCAACGACAACAAGGATCAGCGCTTCGACACCCTATACGGCGTCAGGCGTGGCGAATTCGGCCCCACCGGCATTTACGGCCCGTTTGCCCGCAGCAACATCAATACGCCGGGCTACCGGATCAAATTGGCCCCGCGTTCAGACGTTAAGCTGGAGTTCGGCCACCGGGCTTACTGGCTGGCATCGGCCAAAGACAGTTGGACCACAGCGGGCTTACAGGACAAGACCGGCAACTCGGGTAGCTACGTCGGCCAGCAAGTTGAAGTCGTGGCGCGTTGGGATGTTAACAGCAGCCTTAATTTCGAAACCGGCTGGGCCCACCTGTTCAAGGGCCGGTTCGCCAAGACCGCCGCGAATGCGCCCGACGGCAAGGATATCGATTATTTTTACGTCATGAGCATGCTGCGCTTTTAA
- a CDS encoding glycine cleavage system protein R, producing MQLAITVLGNKTDGLITEILSAVSACQCTVMELRTSNLTEITSIYGLIDGNWNHIAKLEGLLEGLCQRFQVQISLLRPLENAVEPLNPPEGVPYTMETISMEKKDLLYDITSFLVDRGIFIDEISASVHPAMLFSNPVFSTRFTLLVPPNVRILSLREEFLDFCDSLNIDAILEPIKR from the coding sequence ATGCAGCTAGCAATTACCGTATTAGGGAATAAAACCGACGGCTTAATCACTGAAATCCTCTCGGCGGTCAGTGCATGTCAATGTACTGTGATGGAGCTTAGAACGTCTAATCTGACTGAAATCACCTCGATATACGGTTTGATTGACGGCAACTGGAACCACATTGCGAAACTGGAAGGCTTGCTGGAGGGATTGTGTCAGCGGTTTCAAGTGCAAATCAGTTTGCTTAGGCCATTGGAAAACGCGGTTGAGCCGCTTAATCCGCCGGAAGGCGTGCCCTATACCATGGAAACCATTTCGATGGAAAAAAAGGATTTACTGTATGACATCACGTCTTTCCTAGTGGATCGCGGTATTTTTATCGATGAAATCAGCGCCAGCGTGCACCCGGCCATGTTGTTCAGCAACCCGGTTTTTTCTACCCGCTTTACGCTATTGGTGCCGCCGAATGTAAGGATTTTATCGTTACGCGAGGAATTTTTGGATTTTTGCGACAGTTTGAATATTGACGCCATTCTTGAACCCATCAAACGCTAA
- the bcp gene encoding thioredoxin-dependent thiol peroxidase translates to MTTATLGQTVPDFQLPATGDKTLSLADFAGKKLLLYFYPKDNTPGCTQEGQAFRDHIQQFEALNTVILGVSRDSVKMHEGFKCKQGFPFDLLSDQEEQLCQMFDVIKMKNMYGKQVRGIERSTFLIDEAGVLIHEWRKVKVKTHVEEVLQYLQQL, encoded by the coding sequence ATGACTACAGCAACCCTAGGCCAGACCGTACCCGATTTTCAACTGCCGGCCACCGGCGACAAAACCTTGTCGCTGGCCGATTTTGCCGGCAAAAAACTGCTGTTGTATTTCTATCCTAAGGACAACACCCCCGGTTGTACGCAGGAAGGTCAGGCATTCAGAGACCATATTCAACAATTTGAGGCCTTGAATACCGTCATTCTGGGAGTTTCCCGCGACAGCGTGAAAATGCACGAAGGTTTTAAGTGCAAACAGGGATTTCCCTTCGACTTGTTGTCCGATCAGGAAGAACAGCTATGTCAGATGTTCGACGTCATCAAAATGAAAAACATGTACGGCAAACAGGTGCGCGGCATCGAGCGCAGTACTTTTTTGATCGATGAGGCTGGGGTATTGATCCACGAGTGGCGTAAAGTCAAAGTTAAAACGCATGTCGAGGAGGTCTTGCAGTATTTGCAACAGCTGTAA
- a CDS encoding YchJ family protein encodes MDTLETCLCGSGQHYADCCGRFHDGTAMPTSAEALMRSRFTAYALRKADYLLASWAENTRPAGIDFSKETAQWQSLHIITCKKGGAKDVKGVVEFKAFYSQDGTDCFMHEISRFVKTGQRWQYLDGVIKAAGKVETQQTSGRNSLCSCGSGKKYKRCCGQ; translated from the coding sequence ATGGACACCCTCGAAACCTGCCTGTGCGGGTCCGGCCAACATTACGCCGATTGCTGCGGTCGCTTTCACGACGGCACCGCTATGCCGACGAGCGCCGAAGCACTGATGCGCTCGCGATTTACCGCTTACGCACTTAGAAAAGCCGACTATTTGTTAGCCAGTTGGGCGGAAAACACCCGCCCCGCCGGCATCGACTTTTCCAAGGAAACGGCACAATGGCAAAGTTTGCACATCATCACCTGTAAAAAAGGCGGAGCCAAGGACGTTAAGGGCGTAGTGGAATTTAAAGCGTTTTACAGCCAGGACGGGACGGATTGTTTCATGCACGAAATCAGCCGATTCGTAAAAACCGGCCAACGCTGGCAGTATCTGGATGGTGTTATCAAGGCCGCCGGCAAGGTGGAAACCCAGCAAACCAGCGGCAGAAACAGTCTATGCAGCTGCGGGAGCGGTAAAAAATATAAACGTTGCTGCGGTCAATAA